In the Chryseobacterium sp. MYb264 genome, one interval contains:
- a CDS encoding M16 family metallopeptidase: MNFLKKLTIATSIAAASYCGYAYGQDFQWKEAQSNGYTYKYVTNDPTSARYYTLKNGLTVILSPTKKEPRIQTFIATKAGSKTDPADHTGLAHYLEHMLFKGTDKFGSKDWSKEKPLLDKIDGLYEKYNSTKDEAKRKEIYKEIDKVSGEAAKYAIANEYDKMLTGMGADGTNAFTSFEQTVYTEDIPANATDKFLAVQAERFRQPILRLFHTELEAVYEEKNRGLDNDGSKVIESMFAAMFPNNNYGKQTTIGTIEHLKNPSLKAIREYFNNYYVPNNMGIIMSGDFNPDEMIAKIDKDFAYMKSKPVPEYRPGQESAISSPIIREVSGPTPENIMIGFRFPGASTKDARLLNFVGSMLTNGQAGLIDLDLVKKQKLLSAYAFPYALKDYSVLLLQGNPTEGQSLDEVKTLLLQEIDKLRKGEFSDELIQSIVNNEKKNVIQKYEKYTSRAESLMDEFTSEVDHKTQLEYIEEISKLTKKDIIDFASKYLKDNNYVAVYKRKGEDKNIVKVDKPAITPVSVNRDDQSPFLKKIDAMPEAPNAPVWLNYDQDIAKNKLSGVDVLSVKNTDNELFRMYYHFDSGKWNNKILPLAAEYLQYLGTKSKSSEDISKEFYKLASSFNVSAGNEETYVSIEGLNENFDKTAALFEDLIKNCVADQNALDSYKARLKKARANAKQNKSAIMSGLRSYAQYGPQNPFNNVLSDAELDALKAEDLINVLHDLFNFKHKVLYYGPKSGNELTAALTPIHKVSNSLKEMPKSKTFAQIPTDKNKVLFAHYDMVQAEVFWVRNSDPYNASITPTVNLFNNYFGGGMGSVVFQTIRESKALAYSTYSYFSLPSKKDDKDMITAYVGTQADKFNESTTAMNELLTTLPKSDQLFATAKSGLRKSIAAERITQDGIIFSYLRAQKLGNNYDIRKNTYEQAPKLTFTDINNFHDKEMKGKNYTYCLVASQDKVEEADMQKLGEVKKLNLSEIFGY, encoded by the coding sequence ATGAACTTTTTAAAGAAACTCACCATTGCTACAAGCATTGCTGCAGCAAGCTATTGCGGATATGCTTACGGGCAGGATTTCCAGTGGAAAGAAGCACAATCCAACGGTTATACTTATAAATATGTTACCAATGACCCCACTTCAGCGAGATATTATACACTGAAAAACGGTTTAACGGTTATTTTAAGTCCGACAAAAAAAGAACCTAGGATTCAGACTTTTATTGCTACAAAAGCAGGAAGTAAGACCGATCCGGCAGATCACACCGGTTTGGCGCATTATCTTGAGCATATGCTCTTCAAAGGGACTGATAAATTCGGTTCCAAGGACTGGTCTAAAGAAAAGCCTCTTTTAGATAAGATCGATGGTCTTTACGAGAAATATAACTCCACCAAAGACGAAGCGAAAAGAAAGGAAATCTATAAGGAAATCGATAAAGTTTCAGGAGAAGCTGCAAAATATGCCATCGCCAATGAGTACGACAAAATGCTGACAGGAATGGGGGCAGACGGCACGAATGCTTTTACTTCATTCGAACAGACCGTTTATACCGAAGATATCCCGGCAAATGCTACCGATAAGTTTTTAGCTGTTCAGGCAGAAAGATTCAGACAGCCGATTTTAAGACTTTTCCATACCGAACTGGAAGCTGTTTATGAAGAAAAAAACAGAGGTCTGGATAACGATGGAAGCAAAGTAATAGAATCTATGTTTGCCGCGATGTTCCCTAATAACAATTATGGAAAGCAGACGACCATCGGGACGATTGAACATTTAAAAAATCCTTCGTTAAAGGCAATCAGAGAATATTTTAATAATTATTATGTTCCCAACAACATGGGAATTATTATGTCGGGAGATTTTAATCCTGATGAAATGATTGCAAAAATCGACAAGGATTTTGCTTACATGAAAAGTAAACCTGTCCCTGAATACAGGCCGGGTCAGGAAAGTGCGATCTCCTCTCCTATTATAAGAGAAGTTTCGGGGCCAACTCCTGAAAACATCATGATTGGCTTCAGATTTCCGGGAGCCTCCACAAAAGATGCAAGATTGCTGAACTTTGTTGGAAGCATGCTTACGAACGGACAGGCCGGATTAATTGATCTTGATCTGGTTAAAAAGCAAAAATTACTAAGTGCCTATGCGTTCCCCTACGCCTTGAAGGACTACTCGGTACTTTTATTACAGGGTAATCCTACGGAAGGGCAATCTCTGGATGAAGTAAAAACATTATTGCTTCAGGAAATCGATAAATTAAGAAAAGGTGAATTTTCAGATGAGTTGATTCAGTCGATTGTTAATAACGAAAAGAAAAACGTCATTCAGAAGTATGAAAAATATACTTCCAGAGCCGAATCTTTAATGGATGAATTTACTTCTGAAGTCGATCACAAGACCCAGCTGGAATACATTGAGGAAATTTCAAAATTGACCAAGAAAGATATTATAGATTTTGCTTCAAAATATCTTAAAGACAACAATTATGTAGCTGTTTACAAGAGAAAGGGAGAAGATAAAAATATTGTTAAAGTAGACAAACCAGCCATCACACCAGTTTCTGTAAACAGAGACGACCAGTCTCCTTTCCTGAAAAAAATCGATGCTATGCCTGAAGCTCCTAATGCTCCGGTTTGGCTGAATTACGATCAGGATATTGCTAAAAATAAATTATCCGGTGTAGACGTTCTTTCTGTAAAAAATACAGACAATGAACTTTTCAGAATGTATTATCATTTTGATTCCGGAAAATGGAATAATAAAATACTTCCTTTAGCTGCAGAATATTTACAATATTTAGGAACAAAGAGTAAATCCTCAGAAGACATCAGTAAAGAGTTTTACAAACTGGCTTCAAGCTTTAATGTAAGTGCTGGCAATGAAGAAACCTATGTAAGCATAGAAGGACTGAATGAAAACTTCGATAAAACGGCGGCACTGTTTGAAGATTTAATTAAAAACTGTGTTGCAGATCAAAATGCTTTAGATTCTTACAAAGCAAGATTAAAAAAAGCAAGAGCTAACGCAAAACAGAATAAAAGCGCAATCATGAGCGGATTGAGAAGTTATGCACAGTATGGCCCTCAAAACCCATTTAATAATGTTTTAAGCGACGCTGAACTGGATGCGTTGAAAGCTGAAGATTTAATTAATGTACTTCATGATTTGTTTAATTTTAAACATAAAGTCCTTTACTACGGTCCAAAATCAGGAAATGAACTTACAGCGGCACTAACACCAATTCATAAGGTTTCAAATTCACTGAAAGAAATGCCGAAGTCTAAAACCTTTGCACAGATTCCAACGGACAAGAATAAGGTTTTGTTTGCGCATTATGACATGGTACAGGCCGAGGTATTCTGGGTAAGAAACAGTGATCCTTATAATGCGAGCATAACGCCTACGGTTAATTTGTTCAATAATTATTTCGGTGGCGGAATGGGTTCTGTTGTTTTCCAGACGATCAGGGAATCGAAAGCTTTAGCCTATTCTACATATTCTTATTTTTCACTTCCAAGCAAAAAAGATGATAAGGATATGATTACAGCGTACGTTGGAACTCAGGCTGATAAATTCAATGAGTCTACAACGGCAATGAACGAGCTATTAACAACCCTTCCAAAGTCTGATCAGCTGTTTGCAACTGCGAAAAGCGGGTTGAGAAAATCAATTGCAGCGGAAAGAATTACTCAGGACGGTATCATCTTTAGCTATTTAAGAGCTCAAAAGCTTGGAAATAATTATGACATCAGAAAAAACACCTATGAGCAGGCTCCGAAATTAACATTTACAGACATTAATAACTTCCATGATAAAGAGATGAAAGGTAAAAATTACACCTATTGTCTAGTAGCCTCTCAAGATAAGGTAGAAGAAGCCGATATGCAGAAGCTTGGAGAAGTAAAAAAACTTAATTTATCCGAAATTTTCGGGTATTAA
- a CDS encoding pyridoxal phosphate-dependent aminotransferase has product MNKLSDRVNRLGYSQTFVMSNKAREMKANGINVISLTLGEPDFDVPDNIKKAAFDAINENYSHYSPVPGFLELRQAIVNKLKRDNNLEYKPSQICVANGAKQSIINVLAALVNDGDEVILPNPYWVSYDEMVKMMGGNSVMLPTSYVTDFKITAEQLEEAITDKTKAVLFSSPCNPSGGYYTYDELQSIAKVVAKYPHVTIISDEIYEYINYETKTTSIAQFPEVYEQTAVINGMSKAFAMTGWRIGYSACPQWLAEACEKVQGQMTSGANTVAQRASIVALNTDPSEYKYMIDAFKVRRDLVYDLMKEIPGFKVLLPKAAFYFFPDISHYIGKTLDGTEIKDSDDFAMFLLEHAHVGCVGGVSFGSPECIRFSYAASEEELREAMRRIKELLDKFN; this is encoded by the coding sequence ATGAATAAACTTTCAGACAGAGTCAACAGACTGGGGTACTCTCAAACTTTCGTGATGTCTAACAAAGCCAGAGAAATGAAGGCTAACGGAATCAATGTCATCAGCTTAACACTTGGAGAACCTGATTTTGACGTTCCCGATAATATTAAAAAGGCCGCCTTTGATGCCATTAACGAAAACTACAGTCACTACTCTCCTGTTCCGGGATTTTTAGAACTTCGCCAGGCAATTGTCAACAAACTTAAAAGAGATAATAATTTAGAATACAAGCCTTCTCAAATCTGTGTTGCGAACGGTGCTAAACAGTCTATTATTAATGTCTTGGCAGCCCTTGTGAATGATGGTGATGAAGTCATTCTTCCAAATCCTTATTGGGTAAGTTACGATGAAATGGTGAAAATGATGGGTGGAAATTCTGTAATGCTTCCTACATCTTACGTCACTGATTTTAAAATAACAGCGGAACAGCTGGAAGAAGCTATTACCGATAAAACAAAAGCGGTCCTTTTCAGCTCGCCATGCAATCCTTCAGGCGGATATTATACCTATGATGAGTTGCAGTCAATCGCTAAAGTAGTGGCGAAGTATCCTCACGTAACAATAATTTCAGACGAGATCTACGAGTATATTAACTACGAGACCAAAACAACTTCTATTGCGCAATTTCCTGAAGTATACGAGCAAACTGCGGTCATCAACGGAATGTCTAAAGCATTTGCCATGACAGGATGGAGAATTGGATATTCAGCATGCCCGCAGTGGTTGGCTGAAGCGTGTGAAAAAGTTCAGGGACAAATGACCAGCGGCGCAAATACCGTTGCACAAAGAGCTTCTATTGTTGCTTTAAATACAGATCCTTCAGAGTATAAATACATGATCGACGCTTTCAAAGTAAGAAGAGATCTTGTGTATGATCTGATGAAAGAAATTCCGGGGTTTAAAGTGCTTTTACCAAAAGCTGCTTTCTATTTCTTCCCTGATATTTCTCATTATATCGGTAAAACATTAGACGGAACAGAAATTAAAGATTCTGATGATTTCGCGATGTTCCTTCTTGAGCATGCTCATGTAGGCTGCGTAGGAGGTGTCTCTTTCGGAAGCCCGGAATGTATCCGATTTTCCTATGCAGCTTCAGAAGAGGAATTGAGAGAAGCGATGAGAAGAATTAAAGAGTTATTGGATAAATTTAACTAG